The genomic region TGATCATTGGGTGATCGAGTTTCTCAAGCAAGCTGTTGAGGTGGTTCCGGCAGACGTGGTTCAGATGATGAAGGGTAGATTGCAAGCTGTTGGTCGTTGCTTGGGGTATAGATCAATGCGCAGGGATCGTAGTGGTGCAGGGCTTGGTCTTCTAGCGCATCGTGATGGGCATCGCCTCTTGCAAGAACTTCTTACCTGGGCCGTGGATGGTCAGGTGGGTGACAAGCTGACTATAGATATAGGTGCGTGTGTTTCGGGTCTTTGCGGTAAGTATGAACAGCAGCTGCTCGATTTGCTGCTGTTGCTAACTAAAGGCGGCGGCCAAGCGCACGTAAATGTTGTCGCAAGCACGTTACGAAGTGCGTACCAGTCGCTCGTGATTCAGGAAGCGGCCTTTGTTAGAGAGCTATTGAGTCAGGCGGAGCTTATTAGCGAGAAGGCCGTAAGAGATATCTCCTCAGCTTTATGGTCATCCGCCGTATCTGGCGGAAGATCTGGACTGGCTGGAGAGCCCTTTAGTGAGGATTTGGCACTTAGGGAACATGCAGAAAAGACCCTCAAAGGTATGAGCAGGATGGATCCAGCGTATAGGCTGTACGGGGGGCTGCTTCAACACGCCAAGGACAACATAGATCGGCAGGCAGACGAAAGGCGCGCGATGGAGCTGGAGGACGAGTAATGGCGATACATCTGGGATGTCTCAAGTGAGCCAACCAGGCGAAGGCTCCTCGCTCTCTGTATCCTTTTCGTTGATCGACCATGCTGTCGCTAGCGTCCTTACCTTGCAAATTTCTCCATCGCGCCCGCCAGCAAAGCTGCGCGCGAATGACGGTGAAGCAGACGGCAAAGTCACGTATCGATCACTGCCAATCCCTTTAAGTACGCGGGCTTAGGCGAGTTGCTGATGATTGAGTGCGCTACGTCAATGCTATCCAGGCCCAGCCCTCTAACTATGATGTATTGCCCCTGGTCCATGGTTCTCACCAAAAACTGTACATCTGCCTAGTTGAGTTGACCTCGTCAGAACGAGCCAGGGTAGTGATTGGATGAAACCCGATACCGCATGCAGACGGTTAGCCCTTACTCCCAGCCGGCCGCCTTCGACCTACAACAGGCGGTGGCGGAAAGCAGCATCCGGCAATCAGGTCGACAGCTACTCCCCACTCATACAGTTTCCTTCCGTGCACTCATTCAATTCTTGCCGCGGTTCGGTGATCACGTCTTTTATTGACTCGGTCACTGATAAACGTTCACCGGGTACGGCTATCATCGCGCGACAACATCCAGAGCGGAGCCGGTATGCCATTCCCCATCCTGCCGTGGGCAGAAATTTCTAACAACTACCGTCGCGGCACTATCTTGCTCGGCAACGGTGCGAGCATCGCGATTGCGCCGACCTTCGCGTATGGCTCTCTGCTGACGCATGCTCGCGAGAATGAGTTGCTCGACGGCGATGTGCAGCGCCTGTTCGACTTCTTCGAAACCAGTGATTTTGAGCTTGTCCTGCGGCTGGTCTGGCAGGCCAGCAACGTGAACCGGTCACTTGAAATTCCTGACGAGCGAACGCACCAGGCGTATGTGCGAGTTCGAGACTCCTTAATACAGGCGGTCCGCAGCGTACACCCTGAGTACGAGCAGGTCACACAACATCTGCCCAACATGTACCAGTACCTTAAAGGGTTCGACACGGTGCTCTCGCTGAACTACGACTTGCTGATCTACTGGACCATGGCGCACGGCTTTAACGTCGACGATGGTCACAAGTTCAAGGACTGCTTCCGCGACGGCAGTTTTGACGACGATTGGCGGCGATTCCGTTCGCTTTACGGCGAGCGCGAAAATACCTTGGTCTTCTACCCCCACGGTAGCTTGGCTTTGAGCCGTAATAACGTGGAGGAAGAGTTCAAAATCCATGCTGTAGGCCATGGGCTGCTGGAAGCGATCCTGCGGCAGTGGCGTAGCGAACGAATTGTGCCTCTGTTCGTCAGTGAGGGGACCGCTGGGCAAAAAATCAACTCAATCCGTAGCAGCTATTACCTGTCCACGGTCTATCGGGAGGTCCTCACATCGCCACGTAGATCGCTGACCCTGTTCGGCTGGGGACTGGGGGAGCATGACAGGCACCTGCTCAAACGAATGCGAGGCAGTGGCATCCAGCGTGTGGCCGTTTCAGTATTTCGGGGCTGCCAGGCTTACTGCAATACGGCCCATCAGATCATCCAGGATGACCTCGGCGAGGTAGAAGTAGATTTCTTCGATAGTGAGAGTCCCGGCTGCTGGATTCACCCGGCAGACGAATAGACTGGAGCTTTTGGGAGCTAGAAAGGCCATGCAAACAGCGTCGCTGCCGGCATGGCTCTACCGGACAGGATTGGCTGCTGCAGAAGACTGCTTTGTCACCCGGTGTGGTAATTGCCGACGACGATGGTCTGAGGTATGAACTTCTGCATCACGACCTTGATAGGGATATTGCCGCAGCCTGGACATTCGGCAGGCCAGCGCGCCAATTGGCCAGGTAAGCTGTCAGGTCTTGGCATTTACTACGCTGCGGTCTCCTTCAAGGGCGATGCCAGTGTGGTCGCATGGCAACATAAGCTTCCCGGTGAAGGCTTTTCTGCGTGTTCCCGGGCTAAGCACCTAGCTCTTCTTTAATGCCTACAT from Pseudomonas yamanorum harbors:
- a CDS encoding DUF4917 family protein, encoding MPFPILPWAEISNNYRRGTILLGNGASIAIAPTFAYGSLLTHARENELLDGDVQRLFDFFETSDFELVLRLVWQASNVNRSLEIPDERTHQAYVRVRDSLIQAVRSVHPEYEQVTQHLPNMYQYLKGFDTVLSLNYDLLIYWTMAHGFNVDDGHKFKDCFRDGSFDDDWRRFRSLYGERENTLVFYPHGSLALSRNNVEEEFKIHAVGHGLLEAILRQWRSERIVPLFVSEGTAGQKINSIRSSYYLSTVYREVLTSPRRSLTLFGWGLGEHDRHLLKRMRGSGIQRVAVSVFRGCQAYCNTAHQIIQDDLGEVEVDFFDSESPGCWIHPADE